A single region of the Arthrobacter sp. PAMC25564 genome encodes:
- a CDS encoding carbohydrate ABC transporter permease: MFVSSLKPDQQIFGDLSSIAAFLPVGNLSLDNYGAVFDRVPAARFLINSIGISAVTVILGVLINSLAAFALSRMRVRGKGIILTLIIATLIVPFETLALPLVWWVNQLPWLDINGFSLSLTTGWLDTYHVQIIPFVANAFSIYLFHQYFESIPKELDEAARVDGAGWFKIYRQIVMPLSGPAIATVSILTFLPAWNSYLWPLMVVQSEELRPVMIGVQYFFQLNVSWGEVMAYSSMITLPVVALFIAFQRSFVNSIASSGVKG, from the coding sequence ATGTTCGTGTCCTCACTGAAGCCGGACCAGCAGATCTTCGGCGACCTGTCCTCCATCGCCGCATTCCTGCCGGTAGGGAACCTCTCATTGGATAACTACGGCGCCGTCTTCGACCGGGTACCCGCAGCCCGGTTCCTGATCAACTCCATCGGCATCTCAGCCGTGACCGTCATTCTGGGTGTCCTGATCAACAGCCTCGCGGCATTCGCCCTGTCACGGATGCGGGTCCGCGGAAAGGGAATCATCCTGACGCTCATCATCGCCACCCTGATAGTGCCCTTCGAAACACTTGCCCTGCCGCTGGTCTGGTGGGTCAACCAGCTGCCCTGGCTGGACATCAACGGGTTCTCGCTGTCACTGACCACCGGATGGCTGGACACCTACCATGTGCAGATCATCCCGTTCGTGGCCAACGCCTTTTCCATCTACCTGTTCCACCAGTACTTCGAATCGATCCCTAAGGAACTGGACGAAGCGGCCCGGGTGGACGGGGCCGGCTGGTTCAAGATCTACCGTCAAATTGTCATGCCACTTTCCGGGCCGGCCATCGCCACGGTTTCCATTCTGACCTTCCTCCCGGCCTGGAACTCCTACCTGTGGCCGCTCATGGTTGTCCAGAGCGAGGAACTACGCCCGGTCATGATCGGGGTGCAGTACTTCTTCCAGCTCAATGTCTCCTGGGGCGAGGTCATGGCCTACTCCTCGATGATTACGCTGCCGGTCGTCGCCCTCTTCATCGCGTTCCAACGCTCTTTTGTGAACAGCATCGCCTCCAGCGGAGTCAAAGGCTGA
- a CDS encoding IS1595 family transposase, with protein MTDLPPQMPCAGVDYPKTFGQLQDWFSTDDACLEYLAKLRWPDGFLCPKCGSGEYWRTGAGLWMCRGCSRRTSVTAGTIFDRTRTPLRTWFAAVWFVTAQKNGVSALDLQRVLGLRSYETAWAWMHKLRRAMVRPDREVLSGTVEVDESFIGGVARGKPGPGPDKISVLIAAEHLDHNRIGRIRLEPGPADRRLALVKFGQRVVAPGSTIRTDGATQLRRFATLGYEHEYFTQLGSDIPAHLNMPAVHMAASQLKHWIDGTLHQGISREQLGYYLDEFTFRFNHRTSANRGLLFYRLLQQSVNTGPKPLKNLVISASAE; from the coding sequence ATGACCGATCTACCGCCGCAGATGCCGTGCGCAGGCGTGGACTATCCCAAGACGTTTGGACAGCTTCAGGACTGGTTCAGTACCGATGATGCCTGTCTGGAATACCTGGCAAAGCTGCGCTGGCCAGATGGATTCCTCTGCCCCAAATGCGGCTCCGGCGAGTACTGGCGTACGGGTGCTGGGCTCTGGATGTGCCGGGGATGCTCACGGCGGACCTCGGTGACAGCAGGAACCATTTTTGACCGCACCCGCACTCCGCTGCGCACATGGTTTGCCGCCGTCTGGTTTGTCACCGCACAGAAGAACGGCGTGTCCGCTCTCGACCTGCAGCGGGTTCTGGGATTGAGATCCTACGAAACTGCGTGGGCCTGGATGCATAAGCTCCGCCGGGCCATGGTCCGGCCCGACCGGGAAGTACTCTCGGGGACTGTCGAAGTGGACGAGAGCTTCATCGGCGGCGTTGCCCGTGGGAAGCCCGGCCCCGGTCCTGACAAGATCTCCGTCCTGATCGCCGCCGAGCATCTGGACCACAACAGAATCGGCCGCATCCGCCTCGAGCCCGGGCCTGCCGACCGAAGACTCGCGCTGGTGAAATTCGGCCAACGTGTCGTCGCCCCTGGTTCCACTATCCGCACCGACGGAGCGACACAGCTGAGGCGCTTCGCCACGCTTGGCTACGAGCACGAATACTTCACCCAGCTCGGCTCGGACATCCCGGCACACCTCAACATGCCCGCAGTGCACATGGCCGCCTCCCAGCTCAAGCACTGGATTGACGGCACTCTGCACCAGGGCATCTCCCGGGAACAGCTGGGCTACTACCTGGACGAGTTCACGTTCCGCTTCAACCACAGGACATCGGCCAACCGCGGGCTGTTGTTCTACCGGCTGCTCCAACAGTCCGTCAATACCGGACCGAAGCCACTGAAGAATCTGGTCATCTCCGCATCTGCGGAGTGA
- a CDS encoding FAD-binding monooxygenase: protein MQFHHHGYVSGDPRVQQAAGVGINRPTELPDEVDVLIVGTGPAGMLAAAQLSQFPGVTTRIIERRAGRLPIGQADGIQARSVETFQAFGFAERIIAEAYRITEMAFWKPDPADPSRIVRAARTIDDPAGVSEFPHLIVNQARVLDYFAEFMSNSPTRMSPDYGFEFRSLEVTGEGEYPVTVTLLHTAGPNEGQERVVRAKYVIGADGARSKVREAIGCTLAGDAANHAWGVMDVLAVTDFPDIRTKCAIQSGEGGSILHIPREGGHLFRMYVDLGEVDPNDKGAVRNTTIEEIIHKANKILHPYTLDVRNVAWHSVYEVGHRLTDRFDDVLPEERGARTPRVFITGDACHTHSAKAGQGMNVSMQDGFNLAWKLGHVLEGRSPESLLSTYSAERQVIAKNLIDFDKEWSTLMAKRPEEFEDPSELEDFYVRTAEFPAGFMTQYAPSMLVAASEHQALATGFTVGKRFKSAPVVRVGDINPVHLGHHATADGRWRIYVFADKATPGTGEQGTASPAADFAEWIANSPESPLAATPAGADPDAWFDVKVIYQQNHTRIDIGAVPKAFKPQVGPFQLTDYEKVYATDPAADIFELRGLDRGGVVVVVRPDQYVANVLPLTATAELAAFFAPLLQADRPAAV, encoded by the coding sequence GTGCAGTTCCACCACCACGGTTACGTATCCGGTGACCCGCGAGTCCAGCAAGCCGCCGGCGTCGGCATCAATCGCCCCACGGAGCTTCCCGACGAGGTCGACGTGCTTATCGTCGGCACCGGGCCCGCCGGTATGCTCGCCGCCGCTCAGCTGTCCCAGTTCCCGGGCGTCACCACGCGCATCATTGAACGTCGCGCGGGGCGGCTTCCCATCGGCCAGGCCGATGGAATTCAGGCCAGGAGTGTCGAGACCTTCCAGGCTTTCGGTTTCGCCGAGCGGATCATCGCCGAGGCGTACCGGATCACCGAGATGGCGTTCTGGAAGCCGGACCCCGCGGACCCCTCGCGCATCGTGCGCGCCGCACGTACCATCGACGACCCGGCCGGGGTCAGCGAGTTCCCGCACCTCATCGTCAACCAGGCCCGGGTGCTGGATTACTTCGCCGAGTTCATGTCGAACTCGCCCACGCGCATGTCGCCCGACTATGGCTTTGAGTTCCGCAGCCTCGAGGTCACCGGCGAAGGGGAGTATCCCGTGACTGTGACGCTGCTCCACACCGCCGGCCCCAACGAAGGCCAGGAGCGCGTTGTCCGGGCCAAGTATGTCATCGGTGCGGACGGTGCGCGCAGCAAGGTCCGCGAGGCGATCGGCTGCACGCTCGCCGGGGACGCGGCCAACCACGCCTGGGGCGTCATGGACGTCCTCGCCGTTACGGACTTCCCCGACATCCGCACGAAGTGCGCCATCCAGTCCGGTGAAGGCGGGAGTATCCTGCACATCCCACGCGAAGGCGGCCACCTCTTCCGCATGTACGTTGACCTCGGCGAGGTGGACCCGAACGACAAGGGCGCCGTGCGCAACACCACCATTGAGGAAATCATTCACAAGGCGAACAAGATCCTCCACCCCTACACGCTTGATGTCCGCAACGTCGCGTGGCACAGCGTGTATGAGGTGGGCCACCGCCTCACCGACCGGTTCGACGACGTCCTTCCGGAGGAGCGCGGTGCCCGGACACCTCGCGTTTTCATCACAGGCGACGCCTGCCATACGCACAGCGCCAAGGCAGGCCAAGGCATGAACGTCTCCATGCAGGACGGCTTCAACCTGGCCTGGAAGCTCGGACACGTGCTCGAGGGCCGCAGCCCGGAGAGCCTGCTCTCGACCTACTCGGCCGAGCGTCAGGTCATCGCGAAAAACCTCATCGACTTCGACAAGGAATGGTCGACCCTGATGGCGAAGAGGCCCGAGGAGTTCGAGGACCCCTCCGAGCTCGAGGACTTCTACGTGCGCACCGCCGAGTTCCCCGCCGGATTCATGACCCAGTACGCCCCCTCCATGCTTGTCGCCGCCTCTGAACACCAGGCCCTGGCCACCGGCTTCACCGTCGGCAAGCGCTTCAAGTCAGCGCCCGTTGTGCGGGTCGGTGATATCAACCCGGTGCACCTCGGCCACCACGCCACGGCGGACGGCCGGTGGCGCATCTACGTCTTCGCCGACAAGGCAACCCCCGGAACGGGAGAGCAGGGGACGGCATCGCCTGCTGCGGACTTCGCCGAGTGGATTGCCAATTCGCCGGAATCGCCGCTCGCCGCCACACCGGCGGGTGCCGATCCTGACGCGTGGTTCGACGTGAAGGTGATCTACCAGCAGAATCACACGAGGATCGACATCGGCGCCGTTCCCAAGGCATTCAAGCCCCAGGTCGGCCCGTTCCAGCTTACGGATTACGAGAAGGTTTATGCCACGGATCCGGCGGCGGACATCTTCGAACTGCGCGGCCTCGACCGCGGCGGAGTCGTCGTGGTCGTGCGCCCGGACCAGTACGTCGCCAACGTCCTGCCGCTGACGGCGACGGCCGAGCTCGCCGCGTTCTTTGCTCCCCTCCTGCAGGCGGATCGGCCCGCGGCAGTCTGA
- a CDS encoding LacI family DNA-binding transcriptional regulator gives MAKVGIRDVARAAQVSVTTVSHALSDTQGSRVNALTREHVRAVAEDLGYAPNRLASGLRNHRSYLLGLVSDEIATTPFAGEMILGAQDAAYERGWLLMMLDTASDRELEKRQISTLLQHQVDGIVYAKMYHQRIGLPAELAGVPTVLLDAVSEDGNVSSVVPDEVEAARTAVRALIGAGHRSIGFINNIDDIPATHGRFQGYREALRESGIEFDPALVAAAVSEAHGGRTAAYHLLSRPERPTALFCFNDRMAMGAYQAAGSLGLKIPHDVSVVGIDNLELIAGSLWPGLTTVALPHYGMGRWAVTRLLNEIEGSEDAEPVHKMFDCPLIQRGSVASPLQI, from the coding sequence ATGGCAAAAGTAGGCATCCGGGATGTGGCGAGAGCCGCACAGGTTTCCGTCACGACTGTGTCGCACGCCCTGAGCGATACGCAGGGCTCCCGCGTCAACGCCTTGACGAGGGAGCATGTCCGGGCGGTCGCCGAGGACCTCGGTTATGCACCGAACAGGTTGGCGAGCGGGCTCCGCAACCACCGCTCGTATCTGCTCGGTCTGGTGAGCGATGAGATTGCGACGACTCCTTTTGCGGGCGAAATGATTCTGGGGGCCCAGGATGCTGCGTATGAGCGCGGGTGGCTCCTGATGATGCTGGACACCGCCAGCGACCGTGAGCTGGAAAAGCGGCAGATCAGCACCCTGCTTCAACACCAGGTCGATGGCATCGTCTACGCGAAGATGTACCATCAGCGGATCGGGCTCCCGGCCGAACTGGCTGGAGTGCCGACCGTCCTTCTGGATGCCGTTTCAGAGGACGGAAACGTGTCCTCCGTGGTCCCGGATGAGGTGGAGGCCGCACGGACCGCCGTGCGCGCCCTGATCGGCGCCGGGCACCGGAGCATCGGATTCATCAACAACATCGATGACATTCCCGCCACGCACGGACGGTTCCAAGGGTACCGGGAGGCGCTGAGGGAGAGCGGCATCGAATTTGACCCCGCCCTGGTCGCGGCAGCCGTATCCGAGGCCCACGGCGGCAGAACGGCTGCATACCATTTGCTCTCCCGTCCCGAGCGTCCGACGGCCCTGTTCTGCTTCAATGACCGGATGGCCATGGGCGCCTACCAGGCCGCCGGCTCCCTCGGTCTGAAGATTCCGCACGACGTGTCCGTCGTCGGGATTGACAATCTTGAACTGATCGCCGGGAGCCTGTGGCCGGGTCTGACAACCGTGGCACTTCCCCATTACGGTATGGGCCGTTGGGCCGTGACCCGGCTCCTGAACGAGATCGAAGGATCGGAAGACGCGGAACCCGTCCACAAGATGTTTGACTGCCCGCTGATCCAGCGCGGGTCAGTCGCTTCGCCGCTGCAGATCTGA
- a CDS encoding sugar ABC transporter permease, translating to MLSPALLLLLLFVFVPAMLAFGLAFTNARLISPNPPTFVGLDNFVRLFADETFYRALLNVAYFAVIVVPLQAGVALIMALLVNAKVRGVNFFRTVYFLPVVTSMVVVSLLWLFIYRQDGLLNEIITRLTFGAVHGPDWLNNTATAIPAIILMSVWQGAGFHMIIWLSGLQTISAELYEAADIDGVSRWQRFRYITWPGLAATRGLILITITIQALSLFTQVNVMTQGGPLDSTTTIVYQAVRAGFKQQETSYASAISLVFFALVLIISAVQRYLTREKS from the coding sequence ATGCTGAGTCCGGCCCTGCTCCTGCTTCTGCTTTTCGTGTTCGTACCGGCCATGCTCGCCTTCGGGCTGGCCTTTACCAACGCACGCCTGATCTCCCCGAACCCGCCAACGTTCGTCGGGCTGGACAACTTCGTCCGTCTGTTCGCGGATGAAACGTTCTACCGCGCCCTGCTGAACGTGGCGTACTTCGCCGTCATCGTGGTCCCGCTGCAGGCCGGAGTGGCCCTGATCATGGCGCTGCTGGTCAACGCCAAGGTCCGCGGAGTCAACTTCTTCCGCACCGTGTATTTCCTGCCCGTGGTCACTTCCATGGTGGTCGTCTCCCTCCTCTGGCTGTTCATTTACCGTCAGGACGGTCTGCTCAACGAAATCATCACCAGGCTGACGTTCGGGGCGGTCCATGGACCGGACTGGCTGAACAACACCGCCACGGCCATACCGGCCATCATCCTGATGTCTGTCTGGCAGGGAGCAGGTTTCCACATGATCATCTGGCTCTCGGGCCTGCAGACCATTTCAGCCGAGCTGTACGAAGCGGCTGATATTGACGGGGTCAGCCGGTGGCAGCGGTTCAGGTATATTACCTGGCCCGGGCTTGCCGCCACCCGGGGCCTGATCCTTATCACCATCACCATCCAGGCGTTGAGCCTGTTCACACAGGTGAATGTGATGACCCAGGGCGGACCGCTCGATTCGACGACGACCATCGTCTACCAGGCTGTCCGTGCCGGCTTCAAGCAACAGGAAACCTCCTACGCCTCCGCGATTTCCCTAGTCTTCTTCGCGCTGGTACTCATCATCTCCGCAGTACAGCGCTACCTCACCCGAGAGAAGTCCTGA
- a CDS encoding sugar ABC transporter substrate-binding protein gives MNNRLKRLLAASLTAGALVGSMAACGTGTGNSKDGANGEVTLWTHNAGNPDELGAIQSVVDAYNQSQTKVKVKVQAFPQDSYNDSVVAAASANKLPCIVDIDGPNVPNWAWSKYLAPLKLSTDLSQNLPSTLGKWNGQTYSVGYYDVALAMLARASDLKAAGVRVATADKPWTKDEFDSALAALKKLGKWDNPLDLGTAGTGEWLPYAYSPFLQSFGGDLINRNDYQGADGALNSDKAVDWANWFHGLIAKGYAAQKSGKDSTADFLNNKSAIVYTGSWAADKARTALGDDLVVMPSVDLGNGPKIGGGSWQWGVTTGCKNPDAAMDYLSFSLKPENIAKVAKATGTIPATDAAAALVPGYEPTGKNRAFLDFSKKSAVLRPETPAYPFIATEFGKATQDIISGADPKQVLDKAVKNIDANIKSNSGYKN, from the coding sequence ATGAACAATCGTCTTAAGCGGCTCCTGGCCGCCAGTCTAACCGCCGGCGCCCTTGTCGGCAGCATGGCCGCCTGCGGGACAGGAACCGGAAACTCCAAGGACGGAGCCAACGGCGAAGTCACCCTCTGGACGCACAACGCCGGAAACCCCGACGAACTGGGGGCCATCCAGTCTGTTGTGGATGCCTACAACCAGAGCCAGACCAAGGTCAAGGTCAAGGTCCAGGCCTTCCCGCAGGACTCCTACAACGACTCCGTTGTCGCCGCGGCCTCGGCGAACAAACTGCCGTGCATCGTCGACATCGACGGGCCGAACGTCCCGAACTGGGCGTGGTCGAAATACCTGGCGCCGCTGAAGCTCTCGACCGATCTGTCCCAGAACCTTCCCAGCACCCTGGGCAAATGGAACGGCCAGACCTACTCGGTCGGATACTACGATGTGGCCCTGGCCATGCTGGCCCGCGCCTCGGATCTGAAAGCGGCCGGGGTGCGGGTGGCTACCGCGGACAAGCCATGGACCAAGGACGAGTTCGATAGCGCACTGGCAGCGCTGAAGAAGCTGGGCAAATGGGACAACCCGCTGGACCTCGGCACGGCCGGCACGGGTGAATGGCTCCCTTACGCCTACTCACCGTTCCTGCAGTCCTTCGGCGGGGACCTGATCAACCGCAACGACTACCAGGGCGCCGACGGTGCCCTCAACTCTGACAAGGCGGTCGACTGGGCCAACTGGTTCCACGGCCTGATCGCCAAGGGCTACGCCGCGCAAAAGAGCGGCAAGGACTCCACCGCGGACTTCCTGAACAACAAGAGCGCGATCGTCTACACGGGCAGCTGGGCCGCGGACAAGGCGCGCACTGCGCTCGGTGATGACCTGGTGGTCATGCCGTCCGTGGACCTGGGCAACGGCCCGAAGATCGGCGGCGGATCCTGGCAGTGGGGAGTGACCACGGGCTGCAAGAACCCGGACGCAGCGATGGACTACCTCTCCTTCTCCCTCAAACCGGAAAATATCGCCAAGGTGGCCAAGGCGACCGGCACGATCCCCGCCACCGACGCCGCCGCTGCCCTGGTGCCCGGCTACGAACCGACAGGCAAGAACAGGGCCTTCCTTGACTTCTCCAAGAAGTCTGCCGTTCTGCGACCTGAAACACCCGCCTACCCGTTCATCGCCACCGAGTTCGGCAAGGCCACCCAGGACATCATTTCCGGCGCCGACCCGAAACAGGTCCTGGACAAGGCCGTCAAGAATATTGACGCAAACATCAAGTCCAATAGCGGCTACAAGAACTAG
- a CDS encoding 4'-phosphopantetheinyl transferase superfamily protein → MSRQVPPLAVLRSCPPGWPSGPSGGQPRGLELDALELLDAVELERADAMMPGPRAAFLSGRLAQRRLAAELLDVPAARLTVDYSCPRCGTGPGISHGRPGYAVAGSSRAGSPMTRVPAPLLLSLSRSSGWTLLAAVIDPEPGLRLGIDVEDPVRLDFDGFDDVALAPAERQQLRELSGSALLRGRARLWARKEAWLKLTGEGLRTAPESVDVLHRSGLRDLPPAETGLPADLVAAVALATAH, encoded by the coding sequence GTGAGCCGCCAGGTGCCACCGCTGGCCGTCCTGCGGTCCTGCCCGCCCGGCTGGCCCTCAGGCCCGTCGGGTGGGCAGCCGCGCGGGCTGGAACTCGACGCTCTCGAGCTCCTGGACGCCGTCGAACTGGAGCGGGCAGACGCCATGATGCCCGGCCCCCGGGCCGCGTTCCTGTCCGGCCGGCTGGCACAGCGGCGCTTGGCTGCGGAGCTGCTGGATGTACCGGCCGCCAGGCTGACCGTGGACTACAGCTGCCCGCGCTGCGGGACCGGCCCCGGCATCTCCCATGGCCGGCCCGGATACGCGGTGGCCGGATCCTCACGGGCCGGATCCCCGATGACCCGGGTGCCTGCTCCCTTGCTGCTCAGCCTGTCGCGGAGCTCCGGGTGGACGCTGCTGGCGGCCGTGATCGATCCGGAGCCGGGCCTGCGGCTGGGGATCGACGTCGAGGATCCCGTGCGGCTGGACTTTGACGGGTTCGACGACGTCGCGCTGGCTCCGGCGGAACGGCAGCAGCTGCGGGAGCTGTCAGGCTCGGCACTGCTCCGCGGACGGGCGCGGCTCTGGGCCCGGAAGGAGGCCTGGCTCAAGCTGACCGGTGAAGGGCTGCGGACCGCCCCCGAATCCGTTGACGTGCTGCACCGGTCCGGGCTCCGGGACCTGCCACCGGCGGAGACGGGACTGCCCGCGGACCTTGTTGCCGCCGTCGCCCTTGCCACAGCCCATTAG